CTTACTTTTAGCAATTTAACTCCGAAGCTATCTAAAAAGATGATTAATAAATTTGTAAAAACTAATGAATATCAAAAGTTTTACCAAAGACTCTCTACACTAGATAGAAAAGAAATGATAAACTTTGAAAACAATACTGAATATAGAATAGAAAAAGTAAATGATGCTACCTTTGAAATTGCAAAAAACTTTTTAATTGACAATGATTTTTACCCAGATTCTAGAGATAGATGAATTAAAGAATACAAAAAACAAAAAAATAAACTTGGTTTTTTAATGTTTGATAATCAAAAAGTTATTGCTCATGCATGCATTGTATATGAAACAGATGAATATTCAATTTTATGAGGTGTTTTAGTTGATGAAAATTACCGTGGAAAAGGATTAGCTAAAATTATTGTTAGCCATTTATGTTCATACATTTTTCAACAAGACAAAAGTAAGAAGATACTTTTATACTACACAGAAGATAGAATTGGAAACATCTATAAAAACATTGGTTTTGTAGATAAGGCAGAACTATTTAGTCTTGAAAGAATAGAAAAAGAAAGTTCTTATCAAAATAAAAAGAAAACTATTGCTTCTAATTTCAAAAACTTATTTAATAAATTCAAATCTAAAAAAGTTAGTAAAGAAAGTTCTAAAGGAAAAGGTAATGTCAATTTTTTGTTAGAAAATAAGTCTAAATTTATTCTTTCTTACAAAAAGATTGTAGCTGAATCAAAGATATTATTAAACAAATTTAAATACCAATTAAATGACTTAGAAAAAGATAAATTTATAGCATTTGTAAATGAATTTATCATCGATAATTTCATTAATTTATATAACGAAGAAAATACCTTTTTCCAAAGAAAAATAGATTTAAAAGATTTTGATGCACAAAATTATGATAAGTTAATTCAAGAATTAATAACATTTTTAAATATCGATTCTGTTTTCTTTTTTTCACCACCAAATAAAATGCTTTTTAATATGTATGTTTTCGTAAGTGTTTATTCAAAAATATATAAAACAAAAGATAAATATACTGAAGAAATATACAAATTTCTAGATAAAGACACCAGAGAATTTTTTGATTTTATTAATAGCTGCACAAATGACTTTGAACAAAAATTACTACAAGCAGAAAATGAAGACAAAAATAAAACTGAAAACAACTTTATTGATAGATATGTGGCAACTAAAATTCAATTAAATTATGATTTATTACTCAATTATCATTGAATGAAATATGTTACAGGTTGATTTGATAATTCAGATGGAAGTAATAATTTAGATTTAGTAAAGCATCCTGAATTTCCAAAATTCCCTTTTTATAATGATCCATTTCAATATAAATTAGAAAATTGCGAATTAAATGAACTTAAAATAGATGAAAAGTTTGGATATTTTGACAAATATTTGATTACATATGAATCAATTGTTGAAAGTGATGTTGTTCCATTCAAAGAAAAAGTTAATTTTGATAAAAGCAAAATAAATGATCAAATTGAACAATTAAATTATGCAATGAATGAGCCAGATATCGAAAATATAGCTATAGTTGGTGAGTTTTCGTCAGGGAAAACAAGTTTGATCAAAAATTATGTTGAAAATGATAAAAAATCTAGCAAAAATACTATTTGAATTGATTGAAGTAGTAATGATACAGAAAACTTGAAATTAGAAGATAACATTGCAAAACAAATAATTTACCAAATACCATTGAAAAAACAAGATCAATCCAAAATTAAGGTAAAAAGAAAAGTTTCTGAACTATTTAAAATCGCCGCAGGTTTTATTTTAGCAATGTTAACTTGCGTGTTTATTGCTTTTTTTAGTAACAAGGAAGTAGTGAATTATTGAAATAATAATAAAATATATCTTGTTGTTTTCCTTTCCTTTTTTGTACTGCTTTTTACAATTATTTTTTATTCAATTACAAAATTGGTAATTAACAATTTTTGAAGAATTAAAAAGATTTCAATTAAAGGTAACACAACAGAACTCGAACAAAACAATAGTTTTCTAGGCAAAAATATTGATGATTTAATTTTCATCATCAATAATGCTGGAATCAAATATATCATTTTTGACAATGTAAAAATTGATGATGATTGAGAAGGTGCTTTAAAAACTTTAAATTCACTTAAAGAAATGATCTTTTTGATTAACAAAAATAAAGCTCAATTAAATCCTAAAAAGCAAAATGAAAAAGCTACTTTTGTTTATTGTATTGAGATGAATAAAAATGTAAATAAATTAAATAAGATTTTTGACTATCAAATAAGATTAAATTCAGGTTTGGATGAAAGCGTGATCGAAAAAACAGTTGATAATATTCAAAAATCAATATCTACAATTAGTGGAACCAATATTATTGAATCTGGATTCCCAGATTATAGATTTATTCAAAAAGATTTCTTAAATAAAAGACTTAGAAAATACTTTTCATTTATCTCGAATTGAAAAACACTTAAAAACATTCAATATCAAGTAATTAATTACGACTTAATAAGTAAAAACAAATTTATCGAAGATTTAACTAAAGAAATTGAAAACTCAATTTCAAAATTAGAAAACTATGGCTTTTACAATCAGTTTAAAAAAATATTTTCACAAATGACTATAGGTGCTAAAGCAATAGAAATTGATAAATGAGAAAAGTTAAAAAACGAACTTAAGAAATGTGTAGAACCAAATTGTCAATATTGCGCTAAATTCTATAATAAATATTATGCTATACTAAAATTCAAAGATTCTGACTCACTTAAAAAAGTATTAGCTGTAGAAAACAATTCTTGTGAAGATTATTTTAAAAATGACTTTCTTTTCAATTACCTTTCCGATTATTTTTTATTCAATTTAAATGAAAATGGTTTTATAGACAATAACAAAAGAATCGAGATTATTCAAAAATCTCAAATTAGATTCCAATCTCTAATCAATTTTTTAGGTTTTGTTGTGTATCAAAACACAAATGATAATAATATAGAATTATTAAACATATTTAAAAAGGTTCAAGAAACAAAGAAAAAAATCGAAAATTATATGTTAAATGATCAGAGTGTAAAAGATACTTTAAACATTCAAATTTGTAAAGAATTTATCAAGCATTTATACACAAAAATAATTGAAATCGAAAATAAACACATTGCCATCTCTAAAAATAGTTCAAGATATTACTATTTGCTTTACATTCTACAAAATCAAGAAGAAAAACTCATCAATAGCGACGAAGTATACGTAATAGTTGAAAAAATAAGACAAAAAATTATTGCTGAATATGTAAAAAGACATCCAATTTTCCACATCAAAAAATTTGTTAAATTAAAAAACGAAACAAAAACGCCTAGAATAAACAAAAAGAATACGAATAATAAAATTATTGAAGAGTTATTAAGCAACGAACAAATAAGTGCAAAATTAAAAGAAAATGTTAATCCTTCTGATTTAGTTTTGGATAATAAAAAGTTATCAAAATGTCACTTAATAGAGCATATAAATATCAAAAATAAAAATTTTTCTTTAAATGGTTCTTCGTTTATAAATTCAAATCTAGATTGTTATTTTATTGAAGAAAAAGATATCGAAAACTTGATTGATGTTTTATTAAAACAAACAAATTTCAAAGGTGAAATTGATAAAAAGTACCTAAATACATCATCATTTACATCTCTTTATAACTCTATAAATGAGTTTAGAACCATAGAATTTGGGTTAAACGCTGAGGAAATAAAAATTAGTAAATATCTTAGTCAACTAATTTGTGCAAAAGATTCTAAGTTAAGCTCTAAAATTAAAAGAAAACGTAAAAAAAGAGAAATAAACAAAAAATAGTATGAAAATTAAAATATAGAGAGTAAAAATGAAAGATAAAAAGCAAATTGTTCATAGCTTTGCAAAGAAATTAAGCTACCTTTCAATGGAACGAATTTACGATATTTTCGCAAATTTAAGTAATATTTTTGAATTTACTGAAAACCATGCAGAAAACGATCATATGCACAATCAAGAAGTGTATGTTGAAGATTTTCAAAACATGAAAAAAGTAAAATTGACTCATCCATATAACAGCTTTGTTTTGTTAAACAAAAATGCTAAATCAGTGGATAGATTTGAAGGTTTATCTTATGAAGATCAAGAAAGTCATAAGTTACCTTTCCTTATTCCTAATGGATTTAAAATTGATAGAACTTTAGGAATGGAACCAGCAACTCGTTATTACACAGATGTTTTAGTTTCAAGAAATCAATTCAAGGAAATGACAAATAGATGAAAATCAAATGCACATGAACATGAATCAAAAGGACTTTACAAATTAAGATTTGAAATCAAAGAACCAATTCAAATCGATGAAAACATGATTAAAAACCTTGAATGTTTACACTATTCAGAAGAGAACTTTTGTTACCCAACATGTGCTGATGAATTTGACCCAATTTATTCAGAAGAACAATTAATTGGAATGGGGCACCCACAACATTTTTCAGGTTTCCTTTTAAATTCAGGTGTGAAACCTTCGATGTTTGTTTGCTTAAAAGAACACAATGATCAAAACATTTATCACCCAACACCAATTAGTAAAGAAGAAACTGTTGAAGCTATTGAAAAAATGCTTGATAATATTTATCTTGAAAATGAAAACTCTGAAACTTTATTATTACTTGAGAAAAATTTAAATAGCATTATTGAAATAATACAAAAAGAAGAGCAATAATTATTAATGGCATTAAAAAACGAATAACCTTACAAAATAGGGTTATTCGTTTTATTTTGCGTTTCCAGCATTCTAATTAGTAGTTAGTTCTAACATCTGAATAATTGATAATACCATCTTCAAAAGAAGGAAGTTCTAAATAGTTTTGAATTAATATTTTCTCAAAAGTTTTTTCGCTAAGAGCATTATTTAAAATTACCGGAATATTAAAATGATTGTTAAAAGCATTTATTATTTTAATTTGCTCATATGTTGTTTTGGTGTTTAAATAGCTTAAAAATTCTTCTAAATTCGAAGCGCTTATGAACTTTTGAATCGCTTCATCGCTCGCTAAATCTAAAAAATAGCTAAAGCTTTTTAAAGAATGAAAATCATCTCAAACCACTTTAAAAAAGCTATCAAGTGAATTGTTTAAATAAGAAATATGGGCTTTTTGGAAAAAGTAAGTTTTATTTTGATCATATTTTTCAATTTGCACATTTAAATCAAAATTTTCATTTAAGATGTTTTTATATCTTTCAAGAAGCCGCTTATCTTTCTCTGAAAAGTTATCTAAAAAAGGTATAGTGAAGCTAATTTTTGCACCTGGATGAGATAATTTAAATTTACTTATCATAGAAGCGATAATCTCTTTTAATCCTTTGAAATTAGCACTTCTAAGTTGCTTGTTTAAATCAAGAATGTTATCTTTTTGATAATACACTTCTTTTTCAATAAAATAGTTGCTTTCAAAATTCTCAAAACTAGTTAAAGTCGATAAATAATAAGCAGATGAAAGCGAGTCAAAATTATTGTTTTGTTGATCAATCCCTTGTAACTTCATACTTGCAAGTGGAGCTACATTTCAATAATAATTACTATCATTTAGTTTAGCAATTGTATATGGGTTTAAAAGCATTGATAAAGCTTTTTCAAAATTAAATAATTCCTTTTTAGTTAAAGAATTTATGAAGTTTGCAAAATCATTACTGAAAGCATTATTTGGCTTATCACTCTGCAATTCGCTATTATAAGTTCATTTGAAAATTGCATCTTTGCTATTAAATGAAACAACTTCGTTATATCCATAAATATCCGAATATTTAAGTACATTTTCTTGTTGTTTTGAATTTAAAGTGTTGTAATTAAGTATTGAAATTAAATTTTGACGGTAGGCTCTAAGCGATTGAATTCTGAAGGTTTCTTCATCAAGTGGGACTGGGTTGTAATTAAAAATTATTTTAGCAAGTGAATCATTTGCATTATTGAAAATATCATTTGCTGAATAATTATTTTTTAAAAGAATTAACTTGTTAACTTCATTTTCACTTACTACGTATGTACCTAAAAATAAGTCTTTTTCATTTTTGACACTAGGTTGAAAAATAAAGTTGTTCATTACTTCGTTTTGAATGAATAAATCAAGTTTTGTTTCTTTATTTAAATCAAAAGCACTAAAAATTAATTTATTATTTTGGTAGCTAAAAGCAACATTATATAAGGTTTTAATTTTCTGTAAATATGCCTGATTATTTAATAAATTATTAGCTATATCACTTGCTTGAAATAACTTATTAGTTTGCTGCCCATTTTTGTCTACGTAAAAAAGGTTCTCTTTTAAGTTAAATTCAATTTTGCTTGCCTTTTTTACTTTATTTCAAAAATCAGGATGATTAATTGATGTAGATGTAGGTGAACTAACTTTTAAAATAGGTTTGCTATACCCACTCCCTTTATCTGGCTTAGTTAAATTGAGATTATAATCGCTATCAATAAAGCTAAATTGAGTTAAATTACCATTATTATCAGGTAAATAAACGATGATGCTATCTGCTAAATAAAAATTCAAAATCTTCTTAGTTACGCTATCAAAATTATTGTTAATTTTATCTTCATGAACTTTACCTTGGTGAGAATAAGAAATGAGTGGTGCAAAAATAGTGCGAATTATTTCGTTATTAATGTAGCTATCAGTAGGCTTTAGAGCTTGATTTTGATAAAGGATATTGGCTTGATTTTCATTTTTAATAAAGACATTATTAGCATGAATATTATCAAAATCAACACAAGAATTAGCTACAAAAGGAGCGCTGCAAGCAGCTATTAAACTTAAAAAAGTTAATGTTTTTTTCATATTCTACCTTAGATTTTTGGATAAAGTGCCATATTTAAACTTGCACCAATAATTTTAAAAATAACAATTAAAGCAATCGAAATAACAATTGTGCTAATGCTTAAGTAATAATTGCTAAAATCTTCAATAATTTGTTTATATAAATTCCCAATATTAATGTGTGAATTAATATTTTCAACATTAAAAAAACTTAATGCTGCTATCGAAAGAAAACTTAATGAAAGTTGATCGCTAAAAAATGAAAGGTTGTAAAAAATAATTTGCTTAAAAATAACTCTTAAAATAATTCTAGAATTTGAATAACCAATTGTTTTATAACCATCAATATATGAAAGGACCTTAATTTCTTGACATTTGTGATAGCTAGTATAAAAAATGCTAAAAAATCCAACAATACTTAAAAAGCAAATTGCTTTAGCTAGTGAATAACCAAAAAGCAAGAACAAGCTAATTGTTAAAAATAAATAAGGAACCACAATTACTGCACTTAAAATAAAGTAACTACTTTTATAGAGTGCTTTATTAGAACAAAACCCAACTAAGCTACCAATTAAACTTCCAAAAAAGAGCTGAATTAAACCAGAAATGAAGGTAATTAAGAGAGTAATTAAAATTGAATCGGTCATTAAGGTGAAATTATCAATGCCAACTGAATTAGTTCCAAAGTAAGTTTTAAGCTCATCTTTTGGGCTTAAAAAACTTAAAACTTGATAAGGATTATATTTGATTATATAAAAAGATTTGTAGTTTGTAATTGACTCAAAATCAATAATTCCTTTCTTGTTTAAATTCATTAAATAATCTGTATCAGGTCCATTTTCAAAAGTTCGGCTAATAATCGGATTATTAACTGGTGGAAGGTTATATACCAAAGAAGAATCATAAATAGCTTTATCACTTTGATATGGAGAAAGAAAGTGATTAAGGACTAGTAAAAGCAAAAGTATAAGCAAGGCAAAAAGAGCAATAATCACGCTTTTGTTTTTAAAAAAGCGTTTTCAATAAAGTTTTTGCTGAGAAATTAGCACTGTTGCGCTTGCAAAAGTTTGACTTTTGCTTGCAAAATTAAATTGATTAGCTTGCATTGCTTACTCCTTTACTTAAATGGTCTGCAAAATCAAGGTGTGCTTTGCTTGCTTTAACCAAAAACACTCTTTCAAAAGGATTGATAATTTTTAAAACCACTTCAATTATAAGTTGTAAAAGCAAAATTAAAAGTGACATAGCGATTAAATAAATAAAAAATAAGTTTCCATTATTTTTTAAAGCGCTCATTAAAATGACACTAGTTCCTGGGACTTGAAAAATTCTCTCCACAATTAAATCAAAAGATAAAATGGTAGTAAAAATAATAAGAGCTGATGGTAAAAAGCTAATAAAAGTATTTTTAAAAACAGATTTAAAGTAAATTGCAACCTTACTAAACCCTTGCGCTTTTAAAAACTTATTATATTCATTACTTAGTTCAACAATTACAGAATTACGCACAAAAATAGCAAATACGCTTGCACAAATGACAATAATAAGTAAATTCGGAATAATTAAAGATAAAAATGAAACGTAGCTATTAGCTATTTGTGTTTCAACGTAAATAGAAGGAAGATCAATTTGCTCAGCAAAAACTACTAAAATTGGTGCAATTACAAAAACTGGCAATGCACTAAAAATATAAATAATTAAGTTAGAATATTGCGTAATTTTTGATTTATAAAAATATCCTGAAATGGTTCCGATGATAAAACCTAAAATTAAGGATATTCCAAAGGAAGGCAGAATAACTTTCAGTGAATTATTAAAATAAAGTCCAAAGATGCTTGTTTCGCTAGCTAGAAAGATTTTGAAAGAGAATAATTTTAAGGTAAATATAGCGAAATTATAAGAAAGATTTAAACTATTGATGTTAATTAATAAAAATGCTAATAAAGTGATTGTTATAATGCTTAAAACACCTAAAAGTAGGTCTTTTAAAAATAATTGATAGAAGTACCTAATCATAACATCCTAAAATAATAAAAAGTTGCTTAAAAAAGCAACTTAGGTTTTAATCGATTAAATTGTTTGATTTTAATGCTTCTTGAAGAGCAGCCATAGCAGCTTCTTCATCTTCACCACTAATTTTGATTGTAACTTCAGCACCACTTTTAACACCAAGAGCCATGATGTTCATAATTGATTTTAAGTTTCCTTCTTTTCCACCTGATGATAATTTAGCATCTGATTTAAATTTTGACGCTGTGCTAACAATTAAAGTAGCAGGACGTGCGTGTAATCCAATTGGATCAATAATTTTACATGTAAATTCTTTCATATTTTATCCTTTCTATTTTAATACCTAACTTTAGTATTTATTTTAGATTAATCAACAATGTAATAACATTATACCACATTCCGAATGTAAATAATATTATATCAACGGTTTAGTTAAATCTATTAAATAGCAAACGAAATGTCACACCCTTGAGTTTTAAAATTAAAAATCTACATCTTAGATAAAATTTTAATTAATAAAGGAGTGACTATGGGTGTCTTTAAAATAACAACACATAAAAAAACGAGCTATTATGAAGAAAGAAAAGCTCAAATAATAGCAGGTATTATAAGGTTTTGAAACAAAAGAACAAACAAAGAACTTGCTAGGATGTATCACGTCAGTGTCAGAACAATAATTAGATACAAACAAGAAATAAAACCATTTATAGAAAATGGTACTTTTAACGTTGCTCACAAAGGTAGAAAAAATGAAAATGCACTCAAATATAATGATGAAACTATAAATAAAATTATGTGTGATTATTATGATTTTTCTGAAGAATTTTTCCCTAAAAATGCAACTATTAATACCGCTCCTTTTTGACTTTATTATTATGAAAAAGTAAAACAAAATTTTAATATTAGTTATTCACAAGCTTTTAGAAGAGTTAAAAAGCAAGGTTTCATTAACATCCAAATGACAAGAAAAGGTAAAAGAGAATCTAGAAAAATTAGAAGATTGCTTAAACAAGAAATTGGTGAAAAAACTTCACTTTTCACAAGAATTGGTTCTTTAGAAATTGATGAGCGTGAGAAGAAAAGAAAAAGCGTTTATCAAGCTAAAAATATACATTTAAAATTTGGTGAAAATGTTGAATTAGATGCTTGTCAAGAAATATTTTTTGGGGATAAAAAAGTTTTCATTTACCACGCAATTGATTCAGCTACAGGTAAATTACTTGAACTTCAATGTGAAGAGCAAGAAACAAATGTGGGTTACCAAAAGCTAATTGATAAACTCTTTAAAAAATATGGATTTCCTTCAAATATAACAACAGATCGCAGAAGAACTTTTTGAGGTTCAGAAAAAACATACACAATGTTTGAAGAGGCTTTAATCGATAGAGGAATTACTTTATTTGTGTCATCTAATCCTAAAGATAAGCCAAATGTGGAAAGATCTTTTGCTAGTGCTCAAAATTATTACCCTTATTTATTTAAAAATAAAGGTATTGATTCTATTGATGAATTAAATAAAAGAAGCGAAGAAATTATTGACGAATATAACAAACATTTTCAAAAAACAGAAGGTAATAAAGAAACCAAATTTATCAAAAATGATCATAATTCAAACATTTATGATTTTTCTTTAAGAATTAGAAGAAGAGTAAATAATGGGGTTGTTATGTATAAAAATAAAATGCTCGCCCCTTACGACGAACATAATAAAAGATTAATGTTTTTTTCACAAAACGGAAAAGATATTAATTTATGTTTAGATGTAAACCAAAACTTGTATTTCGAAATCAATAATAAGAAATATATTGCAAAAGTTGTTGAAGAATCCGAATTAAATGAAACCGAAATTTATGCTTTAGCTAAAGGGTGAGATATTTCTATCCCACAAGTACATGTGATTGCAAAGGCAATTGTAAATTCTAGAAAATTCACTTTAGCACAGTCACAATTAAGACATTTCCCCAACGAAATTCTTAAAAATGAAAACGCACAAAAGATAATCAAAATACTTGAAAGAAGTGAACAGATTTTGTTAAAACTTTATAACTTACTTGAAAAAGATATAGAGTGAAAAGATAAAGTTGCATTCATTAACAACTAATATCACAAAACATATTTTATAATCAACAATTTCTTTATGAATTTTGAAGTTCTTTTGGTTCTTTTCTTCGAAAGAAAAGAAGGCCCGTGCTGTAGGACAAATATTGAATTTGTAAAACCAAAAACTAACATACAAAATTAATTGATTTTATTAATTCAATACTTAAATTTTATTTCAATAATTAATATCAGAATTGCTTGTGTTGAATTCTTAAGAATTCAATATAATTATATTAAAAGAAACAAACAAGAGTGACAATTCGTTTAATAATTTACAAATGTAAATAATATTATATCAACGGTTTAGTTAAATCAAAGATGAATTTTTCAAAAAGGTTATATTCTCCAGTAAGATTTCCAAGGTTTGAAATCTCGACGCAGTTCTTACGGTATTTTTCAAAAATTTGATTAATTTGACCGGTAGCTTCACCAGAGATAATATCCATTGTTTCATATTGTGAAAACATACTTCGGCTATCCATATTATTTGTACCCATTCAGGCAATTTTATTATCAACTAACCCCATTTTCGAATGGAGAAAATGATCTTTATAAATTCAAATTTTAAGACCGTATTTCCGAAGTTCATTAAGCTGATTTAAAGTAATTTTATAAACCATTTTTTTATCCGGAAGACCTGGAATGAAAATTTCCACATCAACTCCACTTTTTAAAGCTAAAATGATTTGTTTGGTAAGTGCACTTGTAATTGAAAAATAAGGAGTGGCAATCTTGATTGATTTTTTGGCCATTGCAAACATTTTAAGTCAATAAAATTCGGCTTCAGATTCTTCAAATGAAGGTGAATCTGAAACAAATAAAAGATCATTTTTGAAATTATTTAAGTTATAACCGTGTTTGTAATATAAATAATTTTCAAGTTCCATATCCTTATGCGTAATTGACTTTCACATCTTAACAAAGTGAAGATTGTAATTATTAACGTACGGACCTACAATTCGGTAGTTAACATCAATTCAATGTCCATATTTTTTTGAAAGAGATGCATATTCATCAGAGATGTTATTTCCACCTGAAAATACTATTGAAGAATCAATTAAAATGAATTTTTGGTGGTTTCTTGAAAAGCTTGAGCTATTGATAAAAGGGTAGTAAATTTTACCAATATACCCAATTTGCACTCCTAATTTTTTTAATTTCCGAATTTTATGTTTTTGTGAAATCATAGCCCCAAAATCATCAATGAGTCACTTAATTTCAACCCCTTCAAGGGCTTTTTCTTTTAAAAGTTCAATAAATTCAGTAGTTATTTCACTTTTTTTGATGATGTAAGTGATAATGAAAATTGACTTTTTAGCTTTTTTGATTTGTTCAAGCAGCACTTCGTAAAAACGATAACCATCAGAATAAATATCAATTGCACCTGGAAGCGAACTTTTTTCACGAATTCTTTCATAAGGGTGAATTATTTCGTTATGACGGTTAGCATTTTCAATAATACCTTTTGATTCATAATATCTTAATTTATACTTTGGATCATTTTCAAGTTTTAATTCAATTTTGTTTCTTGTCATAAAACCAAATGCTAAAAATATGAAATGTCCAATGAAAGGAATGAATAAAATCAGATAGATTCAGCTCATTTTAGCTTCAATTTGGCGATTTTGCTTAATGATAATTAAAGCGAAAGCACAATTTAAAATATATAAAACGAAAATTAAAACTGAAATATAACTTT
This genomic window from Mycoplasmopsis gallinacea contains:
- a CDS encoding phospholipase D-like domain-containing protein — protein: MKKINISRILIFILQSIIFALVVFGISVLITVVNESYISVLIFVLYILNCAFALIIIKQNRQIEAKMSWIYLILFIPFIGHFIFLAFGFMTRNKIELKLENDPKYKLRYYESKGIIENANRHNEIIHPYERIREKSSLPGAIDIYSDGYRFYEVLLEQIKKAKKSIFIITYIIKKSEITTEFIELLKEKALEGVEIKWLIDDFGAMISQKHKIRKLKKLGVQIGYIGKIYYPFINSSSFSRNHQKFILIDSSIVFSGGNNISDEYASLSKKYGHWIDVNYRIVGPYVNNYNLHFVKMWKSITHKDMELENYLYYKHGYNLNNFKNDLLFVSDSPSFEESEAEFYWLKMFAMAKKSIKIATPYFSITSALTKQIILALKSGVDVEIFIPGLPDKKMVYKITLNQLNELRKYGLKIWIYKDHFLHSKMGLVDNKIAWMGTNNMDSRSMFSQYETMDIISGEATGQINQIFEKYRKNCVEISNLGNLTGEYNLFEKFIFDLTKPLI